A window of the Henckelia pumila isolate YLH828 chromosome 3, ASM3356847v2, whole genome shotgun sequence genome harbors these coding sequences:
- the LOC140889637 gene encoding uncharacterized protein gives MDSSSVSNSFLKPPILDGANYALWKHRMRYTIKAMDVRAWQSILTGWTPPTTQDDDGDYIIKREENWTTEETLSSSYNAKALNAILATVDMRMYGIISDCTIVKDAWDALQEHCKGTDSVRRTRLRLLNAKFERIGMDENETIAEYDKKLRDIATEAHALGGPIASEVMVNKVLRSLPKRFNGKIWALEEVKDTSKMKMTELISILQVFEMNNSDQEKDKGKSIAFQASKPSYEEYVQLHQEPLRITGPEQSPKKPTDISKPRMMVDEKKKFVSKKLDKVQCHACQGFGHYANEYANRLRKRMNTSLSDEESEEEEHEDEENHTALSALLESKKNFQVQGRPKTVINSEKKWPVGTQK, from the exons atggactcatcaTCTGTTTCGAATTCATTTCTCAAACCTCCAATTCTTGATGGAGCTAATTACGCACTTTGGAAGCATAGAATGAGATATACTATTAAAGCTatggatgttcgtgcttggcaaagtattctgactggttggactcctccaacAACGCAAGATGACGACGGAGACTATATCATCAAGAGAGAAGAAAACTGGACTACCGAGGAAACACTAAGctcaagctacaatgctaagGCACTCAATGCAATCCTTGCAACTGTGGATATGAGGATGTATGGAATCATATCTGACTGCACTATTGTTAAGGATGCAtgggatgctcttcaagaacatTGCAAAGGAACTGATagtgtgagaagaacaagactGAGATTGTTAAACGCTAAATTTGAGAGAATCgggatggatgagaatgagactatTGCTGAGTATGATAAAAAACTTAGGGATATAGCTACTGAGGCTCACGCTCTCGGAGGACCTATTGCGAGTGAAGttatggtgaacaaggttcttcgatccTTGCCTAAAAGATTCAATGGGAAGATATGGGCACTTGAAGAAGTAAAGGACACTTCAAAGATGAAAATGACTGAATTGATTAGCATTCTTCAAGTCTTTGAGATGAATAATTCAGAccaagagaaggataaaggaaaatcaatagctTTTCAAGCTTCAAAGCCTTCATATGAGGAATATGTTCAACTTCATCAAGAG CCCTTGAGGATCACTGGACCAGAACAATCACCAAAGAAACCTACTGATATTTCTAAGCCTCGGATGATGGTTGATGAAAAGAAGAAGTTTGTCTCAAAGAAGCTGGACAAGGTtcaatgtcatgcttgtcaaggttttggacactatgcaaatgagtatGCCAACAGACTTAGGAAAAGGATGAACACGTCtttgagtgatgaagagtctgaagaagaagaacatgAAGATGAAGAGAATCATACTGCCCTATCTGCCTTATTGGAAAGCAAGAAGAattttcaa GTACAAGGTCGTCCGAAAACTGTTATCAACTCGGAGAAGAAATGGCCTGTAGGCACACAAAAGtga
- the LOC140889638 gene encoding uncharacterized protein: MENKSAYYVHCFAHQLQLTPVAVAENHMRIFTFFDVVVQLSNIVGASCKRRDILREKQFENVIEGICNDDILTGREEGKDHKKRAPANNMLKLMGKYEFIFQMHLMKNILAVTNDLSQALQRKDQDIVNATILIISSKQQLQTMRDDGWDSLLKEFSLFCVKYKVVTLHMEDLFVFHGRSRRNTEGRTNLHYFRVETFYEVIDLQL, from the exons ATGGAGAACAAGTCTGCTTATTACGTTCATTGTTTTGCTCATCAACTACAACTTACACCTGTAGCTGTTGCGGAAAATCACATGagaatttttactttttttgaTGTTGTTGTACAATTGAGCAATATTGTTGGAGCTTCATGCAAGCGAAGAGACATACTTCGTGAGAAACAATTTGAAAATGTTATTGAAGGAATTTGCAATGATGATATCTTGACTGGACGAG AGGAGGGAAAAGATCACAAGAAAAGGGCACCAGCAAATAATATGTTGAAATTGATGGGAAAatatgaattcatatttcaaatgCACTTAATGAAAAATATCTTGGCAGTCACAAATGATTTATCACAAGCTTTGCAAAGAAAAGACCAAGACATCGTAAATGCAACGATTCTTATAATATCAAGCAAACAACAGCTGCAAACTATGAGAGATGATGGTTGGGATTCTTTATTGAAagaattttctttattttgtgTTAAATACAAGGTAGTCACCCTGCACATGGAAGACTTGTTCGTCTTTCATGGGAGATCACGGCGAAATACTGAAGGAAGAACAAATCTTCACTATTTTCGTGTTGAAACATTCTACGAAGTGATAGATTTGCAACTTTAG
- the LOC140893617 gene encoding uncharacterized protein: MCFLGCDEEETEVGRQQAAGSCPFCGGKVHAVDVGSRFRFCFLPICFRFKRNYSCTLCSKRLVLYDY; encoded by the coding sequence ATGTGTTTTCTGGGCTGCGACGAGGAGGAGACGGAGGTGGGGCGGCAGCAGGCGGCGGGGTCTTGCCCCTTCTGCGGCGGAAAGGTGCATGCGGTGGACGTTGGAAGCCGATTCAGATTCTGCTTTCTCCCCATTTGCTTCAGATTCAAACGCAACTATTCTTGTACTCTCTGTTCCAAGCGCTTGGTTTTGTATGATTATTGA